The following are encoded in a window of Sphaerisporangium siamense genomic DNA:
- a CDS encoding DUF433 domain-containing protein, whose product MSDIQVLARRVMSVREAARQLRIPPTTLLHWLEGEERQGRFYPPVLREQPTGATDVTWGEIVEARYLRAYRQRNVSMQKLRPFIALLRSEFGVPYPLAHFKPFVDNRRRFLLEVQDRLHIPGSLRMVYQVDDDQLVLDHRVVDFLDRVDFNETGEREAQRIHPLGRSNPVVIDPLLSSAAATVQGVRTEVLAELADAQVPVEEIADDFDLPVAAVKAALAFEWSADAA is encoded by the coding sequence ATGAGTGATATTCAGGTCCTGGCGCGGCGGGTGATGAGCGTGCGGGAGGCGGCGCGGCAGCTTCGCATACCGCCGACCACCCTGCTCCACTGGCTGGAAGGGGAGGAACGGCAGGGCCGGTTCTATCCGCCGGTGCTGCGCGAGCAGCCCACGGGCGCCACGGACGTCACCTGGGGGGAGATCGTGGAAGCCCGCTATTTGCGCGCGTATCGGCAGCGCAACGTGTCCATGCAGAAGCTGCGCCCCTTCATCGCCCTGCTTCGTAGCGAATTCGGGGTTCCTTACCCGCTCGCGCATTTCAAGCCGTTCGTCGATAATCGACGACGGTTCCTGCTGGAAGTTCAGGATCGGTTGCATATTCCGGGTTCCCTGCGCATGGTGTATCAGGTGGACGACGATCAACTCGTCCTCGATCACCGGGTCGTCGATTTTCTGGATCGGGTCGACTTCAACGAGACCGGCGAGCGTGAGGCTCAGCGCATCCACCCCCTCGGAAGGAGTAATCCCGTGGTGATCGATCCGCTGCTCTCCTCGGCAGCGGCGACCGTTCAGGGCGTGCGTACCGAGGTACTGGCGGAGCTCGCGGACGCCCAGGTGCCCGTCGAGGAGATCGCCGACGACTTCGACCTGCCCGTCGCCGCCGTCAAGGCCGCCCTGGCCTTCGAGTGGTCCGCGGACGCCGCCTGA
- a CDS encoding PIN-like domain-containing protein gives MPKPVTPRWYVDADTLGLAHILVRARRDVTFCGDDGRRHSKQWTTSPCVIQDTATADDVWIPKVTAAGLAILTRDKHIERRTAEKDAVLTARARMFAITSEEVLDGWGLLEVVVTQWRHVEQAAEKPGPYIYAVTRSGMREISLTS, from the coding sequence ATGCCGAAGCCGGTCACCCCCCGCTGGTACGTGGATGCCGACACCCTTGGGCTCGCCCACATTCTCGTCCGGGCTCGTCGCGACGTGACGTTCTGCGGCGACGACGGCCGACGCCACAGCAAGCAGTGGACGACGAGCCCTTGCGTCATCCAGGACACCGCGACGGCCGACGACGTCTGGATCCCGAAGGTCACCGCGGCGGGCCTCGCCATCCTCACCCGGGACAAGCACATCGAGAGAAGGACGGCGGAGAAGGACGCCGTGCTCACCGCCCGCGCCCGGATGTTCGCCATCACCTCGGAGGAAGTCCTCGACGGCTGGGGGCTGCTGGAGGTCGTGGTGACACAGTGGCGTCACGTGGAACAGGCCGCGGAGAAGCCGGGCCCCTACATCTACGCGGTCACCCGGTCGGGCATGCGCGAGATCTCCCTGACGTCCTGA
- the tenA gene encoding thiaminase II, with translation METSGSITGTYQSSRSFSEELWEAITPIYTAILDHPFITGLTDGTLPHDAFRHFIVQDSHYLREYARALALCAAKSPTEDDVRAFAQDAVGAIAAEQEMHAEFMFQLGGSAEEAEKAPVGPTTRAYTSYLLATVYGGSFLDGLAAVLPCYWIYARVGTALLAESSPDALYARWIATYGDQAFQSVVRRVVELADRTGAEATPAQRAAALSHFVTTSRYEWMFWEAAWRQESWPV, from the coding sequence ATGGAGACATCCGGGTCCATCACCGGTACGTACCAGTCGTCGCGGTCGTTCAGTGAGGAACTCTGGGAGGCCATCACCCCCATCTACACGGCCATACTCGACCACCCGTTCATCACGGGGCTCACCGACGGCACGCTGCCGCACGACGCCTTCCGCCACTTCATCGTGCAGGACTCGCACTACCTGCGGGAGTACGCCCGCGCGCTGGCGCTGTGCGCGGCGAAGTCGCCCACCGAGGACGACGTGCGGGCCTTCGCGCAGGACGCGGTGGGCGCCATCGCGGCCGAGCAGGAGATGCACGCCGAGTTCATGTTCCAGCTCGGCGGGTCGGCCGAGGAGGCCGAGAAGGCTCCGGTGGGGCCGACCACCCGCGCGTACACGAGCTACCTGCTGGCCACGGTGTACGGCGGGTCGTTCCTGGACGGTCTCGCCGCGGTGCTCCCCTGCTACTGGATCTACGCGCGGGTCGGGACGGCGCTGCTCGCCGAGTCGTCCCCGGACGCGTTGTACGCCCGCTGGATCGCCACCTACGGCGACCAGGCGTTCCAGAGCGTGGTGCGCCGCGTGGTGGAGCTGGCGGACCGTACCGGGGCGGAGGCGACGCCGGCCCAGCGCGCCGCCGCGCTGAGCCACTTCGTCACCACGTCCCGCTATGAGTGGATGTTC